A window from Engraulis encrasicolus isolate BLACKSEA-1 chromosome 11, IST_EnEncr_1.0, whole genome shotgun sequence encodes these proteins:
- the LOC134458033 gene encoding myosin light chain 5-like: MASRKTKKKEGGAKRAQRASSNVFSMFEQTQIQEFKEAFTLIDQNRDGFIDKEDLKDTYASLGKLNVKDNELEDMLKEATGPINFTMFLNLFGEKLHGTDPEDTILNAFKMFDPNANGFIHRDELQHVLMTQADKFSAEEVKQMFQSSTIDPAGNLDYKSLCYIITHGEEQEE, encoded by the exons ATG gcCAGCAGAAAGACCAAGAAGAAGGAAGGAGGTGCCAAGCGTGCCCAGAGGGCCTCATCCAATGTCTTCTCCATGTTTGAGCAGACCCAGATACAGGAGTTCAAGGAG GCCTTCACACTTATTGATCAGAACAGGGATGGCTTCATCGACAAAGAGGACCTAAAAGACACCTATGCATCTCTTG GAAAACTGAATGTGAAAGATAATGAACTGGAGGACATGCTGAAAGAGGCCACTGGTCCAATCAACTTCACAATGTTCCTTAACCTGTTTGGCGAGAAATTACATG GCACGGACCCTGAGGACACCATCCTGAATGCCTTCAAGATGTTTGATCCTAACGCAAACGGCTTCATACACAGAGACGA GTTACAGCACGTCCTGATGACACAAGCTGACAAATTCTCAGCAGAGGAG GTGAAGCAGATGTTCCAGTCATCCACCATTGACCCAGCAGGCAACTTGGACTACAAGTCTCTCTGTTACATCATCACCCACGGAGAAGAACAGGAGGAGTGA
- the hpse gene encoding heparanase — protein sequence MATNGMFVVCCFTAAWLLFVCHGSSIRPDVFEKINFESVRVDVDLDRVIHRVNERFLSVAIDASLVAEEKFMYLLASPKLKTLSSALSPGFLRFGGTKQDFMEFNPYSYHGRPKNSFPHLGDMCKKLQLPPALEENLKKEWSFQALLLQQEERKRKYRKVRFTEYAVDLLYSFANCTGLDLIFGLNALLRTSGNSWNSQNAKMLLDYCESMQYNMSWELGNEPNSYQKKAGVRVEGSQLGQDFVHLRRILSESKLYQSSGLYGPDISQPREHRRDLLEGFLENGAEAINACTWHHYYVNGRDTSLEDFLDPNVLDTLATKIYEVHKTVDAVSPGKKVWLGETSSAYGGGAIGLSDTFAAGFMWLDKLGLSAKLGLDVIIRQVLIGSGTYHLVDDNLDPLPDYWLSVLYKRLVGPEVLNVSVLSTLKSRKHLRLYGHCTNRRSASYKKGAVTLFALNLGKGTAEISLPAHLANSTVETFVLEGPEAEQQGLLSRSVKLNGVVLKMVDDRTLPDLRGVSHHAGDPLRLPRFSFAFYVLTEARAPAC from the exons ATGGCCACGAACGggatgtttgttgtttgttgtttcacGGCCGCCTGGTTACTTTTTGTGTGCCATGGGTCTTCCATTCGGCCAGATGTGTTTGAGAAGATTAATTTTGAAtctgtgcgtgtggatgtggacCTTGATCGTGTGATTCATAGAGTCAACGAACGTTTTCTCTCCGTGGCCATCGATGCCAGTCTGGTCGCCGAAGAGAAGTTTATGTACCTCCTGGC TTCTCCTAAGTTGAAGACATTATCTAGCGCACTAAGCCCTGGCTTTCTGCGATTTGGAGGGACCAAACAGGACTTCATGGAATTCAATCCTTACAGTTACCACGGACGTCCAAAAAACTCCTTTCCTCATCTTG GGGACATGTGTAAGAAATTACAACTCCCGCCAGCGTTGGAGGAGAATCTCAAGAAAGAATGGAGTTTTCAGGCACTTCTCTTGCAGCAAGAGGAACGGAAGCGAAAATACAGAAAAGTCCGATTTACTG AGTATGCGGTGGACTTGCTGTATTCCTTTGCTAACTGCACTGGACTGGATCTCATCTTTGGCTTGAATGCTTTGCTAAGGACCAGCGGAAACTCCTGGAACAGTCAGAATGCCAAGATGCTGTTGGACTACTGCGAATCCATGCAGTACAACATGTCCTGGGAACTAGGCAATG agCCCAACAGCTATCAGAAGAAGGCCGGCGTCCGGGTCGAGGGCTCCCAGCTGGGTCAGGACTTTGTCCACCTCCGCAGGATTCTGAGCGAGTCCAAACTGTACCAGTCCTCTGGGCTCTATGGACCCGACATCAGCCAACCCAGAGAGCACCGCCGGGACCTGTTAGAGGG ttTTCTAGAGAATGGAGCCGAGGCAATCAATGCCTGCACCTGGCATCA CTATTATGTCAATGGCAGAGACACGTCATTGGAAGACTTTCTGGATCCTAATGTGCTCGACACGTTGGCCACAAAGATATATGAAGTGCACAAG ACTGTAGATGCCGTCTCCCCTGGGAAGAAAGTTTGGCTGGGAGAGACTAGCTCGGCATACGGCGGGGGAGCAATAGGATTATCGGACACGTTCGCTGCCGGGTTCAT GTGGCTGGACAAACTGGGCCTCAGTGCTAAACTGGGCTTGGACGTCATCATCAGACAGGTTCTGATTGGCTCAGGAACATACCACTTGGTGGACGATAACCTGGATCCTCTGCCC GACTATTGGCTCTCTGTTCTGTATAAGAGACTGGTTGGTCCTGAGGTTCTTAATGTGTCCGTGCTCTCCACTCTAAAATCCAGGAAGCATTTGAGACTGTACGGCCACTGCACCAATAGACGaag CGCAAGCTATAAGAAGGGGGCCGTCACCTTGTTTGCTCTGAACCTTGGTAAGGGCACTGCTGAGATAAGTCTCCCGGCTCACCTTGCCAACAGCACCGTGGAGACTTTTGTGCTGGAGGGCCCAGAGGCTGAGCAACAAGGACTTCTATCAAG GTCAGTGAAGCTGAACGGCGTGGTGCTGAAGATGGTGGATGACAGGACGCTGCCTGACCTGCGGGGCGTCAGTCATCACGCGGGGGATCCTCTCCGGCTGCCGAGGTTCTCGTTCGCTTTTTACGTCCTGACTGAAGCACGCGCGCCAGCCTGCTGA